A region of Allocoleopsis franciscana PCC 7113 DNA encodes the following proteins:
- a CDS encoding cation:proton antiporter subunit C, giving the protein MLEAFVFATIFCGFFGIILKKNLVMKIISMDVMSTGVIAYYVLVASRDGLFTPIISDAANGAYADPVPQAVILTGIVIGFSIQCVMLVGVMKLARDNPTLESNEIEKSNTP; this is encoded by the coding sequence GTGTTAGAAGCATTCGTCTTTGCAACAATATTCTGCGGATTTTTCGGCATCATCCTGAAAAAGAACCTGGTGATGAAAATCATCTCGATGGATGTCATGAGTACGGGGGTTATCGCCTATTACGTGCTGGTTGCATCACGAGATGGTTTATTCACACCCATTATTTCAGATGCCGCAAATGGGGCTTACGCCGATCCAGTCCCCCAGGCCGTCATATTGACGGGAATTGTGATCGGCTTTTCGATTCAGTGCGTAATGCTGGTCGGTGTTATGAAGTTGGCACGAGATAATCCCACCCTGGAAAGCAACGAGATCGAGAAGAGCAACACGCCATGA